The following are encoded together in the Nitrosopumilus sp. b3 genome:
- a CDS encoding type II secretion system F family protein, which yields MERVQSKQKRKIRRRVAKLEPKQSILKNEILKTVTFSIIASISVISMSFYFSEYSDSTTIRDVGLIFGILVGIIPLTIHQLKEVQRRDSIDRNLPVFLLALLSSVQSGANLIKAIEQAGERNLGALTPELKNLRANISWGTPIEDAFENFAERTGTRVARRVTVLLEMAMKIGGDVSENLEMIQKHVSDMQNIEKSRKSALQPYTYTIYISFAVFLAVAVLLTTSFFTEIEKVQEGLLASGSGTQGLFGSLASMEIEKLESALFNMAIIEAVFGGLAAGKIGSGSYVAGTKHVVVMIVISVIAFNVF from the coding sequence ATGGAAAGAGTGCAAAGCAAACAAAAAAGAAAAATAAGAAGAAGGGTAGCAAAACTCGAGCCAAAACAATCAATATTAAAAAATGAGATTCTAAAGACTGTAACATTTTCCATTATTGCATCCATCAGTGTAATTTCAATGAGTTTCTATTTTTCAGAATATTCTGATTCAACAACAATTAGGGATGTAGGATTAATTTTCGGAATACTAGTAGGAATCATTCCCTTAACTATACATCAGCTAAAAGAAGTGCAAAGAAGAGATAGTATAGACAGAAATCTACCAGTTTTTTTGCTTGCACTGTTAAGCTCTGTGCAAAGTGGAGCAAATTTGATCAAAGCAATAGAGCAAGCAGGTGAACGGAATCTAGGAGCACTAACTCCTGAATTAAAAAATCTGAGAGCAAACATCAGTTGGGGAACACCAATTGAGGATGCGTTTGAGAATTTTGCAGAAAGAACAGGGACTAGGGTTGCACGACGTGTTACAGTCTTACTTGAGATGGCAATGAAAATTGGAGGGGATGTGTCAGAAAATCTGGAAATGATTCAAAAGCACGTCTCAGATATGCAAAATATTGAAAAGAGTAGAAAATCAGCTCTTCAGCCATACACATATACAATTTACATTTCATTTGCAGTGTTTTTGGCAGTAGCAGTTTTGTTAACAACTAGTTTTTTTACAGAAATTGAAAAAGTTCAGGAAGGATTATTAGCATCAGGAAGTGGAACGCAGGGATTATTTGGCTCACTTGCAAGCATGGAGATTGAAAAACTAGAATCGGCATTGTTCAATATGGCAATTATCGAAGCAGTATTTGGAGGACTTGCTGCAGGCAAGATTGGCTCAGGCTCTTACGTAGCTGGAACAAAGCACGTAGTAGTGATGATTGTAATCTCAGTTATTGCATTTAATGTATTCTAG
- a CDS encoding histidine kinase — MSKPNTVPEKLDTNINIKIIAGIIFSVFIFHTYVNNFSSTENAEVIISIFSFLNPLVVTIAAFIVAIKYMDAGIYRKSYIFLGFAYLGIFLGEVTYLVYDIVLQLDPYPSIADIFFFMQYPLAIAYLILNIRFFASFSNKYKMWIILLPLLILISYSSSALTELGEAGFDFFYGLVFVTSAGVLLAFAVLGSTIFREGLIGKAWMILVIGILSLTIGDTWYYYLELSGEFELSHPVNLFWYAGYWIIIYALYKHKKTI; from the coding sequence TTGTCTAAACCCAATACAGTACCCGAAAAATTAGACACCAACATAAATATCAAAATTATTGCAGGGATTATTTTTTCAGTATTTATTTTCCACACCTATGTGAACAATTTTTCAAGTACTGAAAATGCAGAGGTAATAATTTCAATTTTTTCTTTTCTGAATCCATTGGTAGTCACAATTGCTGCATTCATAGTTGCAATAAAATACATGGATGCAGGGATTTATCGAAAATCATATATTTTTTTAGGTTTTGCATATCTGGGAATATTTTTAGGCGAAGTAACTTATCTAGTCTATGACATAGTTTTACAATTAGACCCATATCCTTCAATTGCAGACATATTCTTTTTCATGCAATACCCACTAGCAATAGCATATCTTATTCTCAACATCAGATTTTTTGCTAGTTTTTCAAATAAATACAAGATGTGGATCATTTTACTTCCATTATTAATTCTGATTAGTTATTCAAGTTCAGCACTGACTGAATTGGGAGAAGCTGGATTTGATTTCTTTTATGGATTGGTTTTCGTTACATCTGCAGGAGTGCTTTTAGCATTTGCAGTTTTAGGTTCAACAATATTCCGAGAAGGGCTGATAGGAAAGGCATGGATGATATTGGTCATAGGAATTTTATCATTGACAATAGGGGATACATGGTATTACTATCTAGAACTTTCAGGAGAGTTTGAACTTTCCCATCCAGTTAATCTTTTTTGGTATGCGGGATATTGGATAATCATTTATGCTTTATACAAACACAAAAAAACCATTTAG
- a CDS encoding DMT family transporter, producing MQIKLYGKKSRFGYYLIIASAALSALLHVLSKPMMEIGPNQIEINPIFMTFIIYLVCSIFFTPIARKTDSFSNFSQKDIFFMIMIGLAEVSALAAYFFGLNNSTAVNASLFINGEMIFSLIIAMVFFKERLKIKEYIPFSMIIIGMVFIPIANNLYLDGMNFEQIASGDLLILLSGLLYGIDITICKYVGDKYDARRVTQITSIFCAIIALSFLVILEIPMDFELMSLPSIVIIGILGTGVSTLFFLAGLKLIGAVRTVLLYSTTSVFGIIFAGLFLSEEITSIDIVSLVITLTGIFFLRNKLADADSESHSVKKNTEKYLQFNK from the coding sequence TTGCAAATTAAACTCTATGGAAAAAAATCAAGGTTTGGATATTATTTAATTATTGCATCTGCTGCACTTTCTGCACTTTTACACGTTCTATCAAAACCAATGATGGAAATAGGTCCTAATCAAATTGAAATAAATCCAATTTTTATGACGTTTATTATTTATCTGGTATGTAGTATATTTTTTACGCCTATAGCACGCAAAACTGATTCATTTTCTAATTTTTCTCAAAAAGACATATTCTTTATGATTATGATTGGTTTGGCTGAAGTATCCGCACTTGCAGCATATTTTTTTGGATTAAATAATTCGACTGCTGTAAATGCATCTCTTTTCATAAATGGAGAAATGATTTTTTCTCTTATCATAGCGATGGTATTTTTCAAAGAGCGACTCAAAATTAAGGAATACATTCCATTTTCTATGATTATTATTGGAATGGTGTTTATTCCCATTGCTAACAATCTATATTTGGATGGAATGAATTTTGAACAAATTGCATCTGGTGATCTGCTGATCCTTCTTTCTGGTCTGTTATATGGGATTGATATTACAATATGTAAATATGTTGGAGATAAATATGATGCAAGAAGAGTAACACAGATAACTTCAATTTTTTGTGCAATAATTGCATTGTCATTTTTAGTTATACTTGAAATTCCTATGGACTTTGAATTGATGTCTCTTCCAAGCATTGTAATCATTGGTATTCTGGGAACTGGAGTGTCTACCTTGTTCTTTTTAGCTGGATTGAAATTAATTGGTGCCGTTAGAACTGTTCTCCTGTATTCTACTACCTCTGTTTTTGGAATTATTTTTGCAGGACTTTTCTTGTCTGAAGAAATTACTTCCATTGACATTGTTTCTCTTGTAATAACATTAACTGGAATATTCTTTTTAAGAAATAAATTGGCAGATGCTGATTCTGAAAGTCACTCTGTGAAAAAAAATACTGAAAAATACTTGCAATTTAATAAATAA
- a CDS encoding DUF2203 domain-containing protein, with protein MFSLFTTNEANTALPDVIKKFEYALSKKNEVSKLEQQIQMSLSTTNSFEEFITLKQKLNSAVTKFYEAVEILENTGVSVKSIEQGLLDFPSKRFDEEVWLCWKYGETEIKFWHEKDSGFMGRKPIEVNDESLV; from the coding sequence ATGTTCTCTCTATTTACAACGAATGAGGCAAATACAGCACTTCCTGACGTGATTAAAAAATTTGAATATGCACTTTCTAAAAAGAACGAAGTATCAAAATTAGAACAGCAAATTCAGATGAGTCTTTCTACGACCAATTCATTTGAAGAGTTTATCACATTAAAGCAGAAATTAAATTCTGCAGTTACAAAATTCTATGAAGCTGTAGAAATCCTGGAAAACACTGGAGTATCAGTCAAAAGTATTGAACAGGGACTGCTTGATTTCCCCTCAAAACGATTTGATGAGGAAGTTTGGCTTTGCTGGAAATACGGTGAGACAGAAATAAAATTCTGGCACGAGAAAGACTCTGGTTTTATGGGTAGAAAGCCAATTGAAGTAAACGACGAGTCCCTAGTCTGA
- a CDS encoding DEAD/DEAH box helicase — MDQYLEKKYVQKNSIEKRDYQVNLANQAIKENCIVVLPTGLGKTAIALQVIAEYLSKGSGGILFLAPTRVLANQHYEFLKENLTLDDISLITGEDTIQKRTKLWNNSVICATPEIARNDLNRGIISPDQFSLVVFDEVHRTAGDYAYSGIAESFENSSARILGMTATLPSEKEKATEILTKLRISSVAERREDSPDVKPYTQETHTEWINVELPPELKTIQTLLKLALDEQYSALRKNGIRMAEQQSLSALLRIRQFVLNQNRRSAKPLFTGIRIHYALNILEAHGITPFLKFCERAQAKKGVGIKELFEMDPNFTRAIHLAKEAQSRGIEHSKIPKLKEILESVPGKALIFTSYRDSVDLIFNKLTEMGISAGILIGKAGDAGLKQKKQIETVQKFRDGIFQVLVATRVGEEGLDIAEVNQVIFYDNVPSSIRFIQRRGRTGRKDTGKLVVLIAKNTIDETYYWIGKRKMSAAKSMGDKMTKVLEKNQEIESQKTGLDAFL; from the coding sequence ACTGCCATCGCATTACAGGTAATTGCCGAATATTTGTCAAAAGGATCTGGTGGGATATTGTTTTTAGCTCCTACAAGGGTATTGGCAAATCAACATTATGAATTCTTAAAAGAAAACCTGACGTTAGATGATATTTCATTGATAACTGGAGAGGACACAATTCAGAAACGAACCAAACTCTGGAATAATAGTGTAATCTGCGCAACTCCTGAAATTGCTAGAAATGATTTGAATAGAGGAATTATTTCCCCTGATCAATTTAGTCTTGTAGTATTTGATGAAGTTCACAGAACAGCTGGGGATTATGCATATTCTGGAATTGCAGAAAGTTTTGAAAATTCTTCTGCTAGAATTCTTGGAATGACAGCTACTCTTCCAAGTGAAAAAGAAAAGGCAACAGAGATTTTGACAAAACTTCGAATTTCAAGTGTTGCTGAAAGAAGAGAGGATAGTCCAGATGTAAAGCCTTACACTCAAGAAACTCATACTGAGTGGATTAACGTAGAGCTTCCTCCAGAACTTAAAACAATCCAAACGTTGCTGAAATTAGCATTAGATGAACAATATTCTGCATTAAGAAAAAACGGAATTCGAATGGCAGAACAACAATCTCTTTCTGCTTTATTGAGAATACGGCAATTTGTATTAAATCAAAATAGACGTTCGGCAAAACCTCTTTTCACTGGCATTAGAATTCATTATGCTCTGAACATTCTAGAGGCTCATGGAATTACGCCTTTTCTAAAATTCTGTGAGCGTGCTCAGGCAAAAAAAGGCGTAGGAATCAAGGAACTTTTTGAAATGGATCCTAATTTTACAAGGGCAATTCATCTTGCAAAAGAAGCACAATCGCGAGGAATAGAACACTCTAAAATTCCAAAATTAAAGGAAATCCTTGAATCTGTTCCTGGTAAGGCCTTGATATTTACCAGCTATCGTGATTCTGTGGATTTAATTTTCAATAAACTAACTGAGATGGGAATTTCTGCTGGAATTTTGATTGGCAAAGCAGGTGATGCTGGCTTAAAACAAAAAAAACAGATTGAAACCGTACAGAAATTCCGAGATGGGATTTTTCAGGTACTAGTTGCAACACGAGTTGGTGAGGAGGGTCTTGATATTGCTGAAGTAAATCAGGTGATTTTTTACGATAATGTCCCAAGCTCAATTAGGTTTATCCAAAGAAGAGGAAGAACTGGAAGAAAAGATACCGGTAAACTGGTTGTACTGATAGCAAAAAATACAATTGATGAGACATATTACTGGATTGGAAAAAGAAAGATGAGTGCAGCAAAATCTATGGGGGATAAAATGACAAAGGTGCTGGAAAAAAATCAGGAAATTGAATCTCAGAAAACAGGACTCGATGCATTTCTCTAG
- a CDS encoding HEAT repeat domain-containing protein gives MAIQLFDENDIRKLSDEERFNYCEEVLKNNDDESRRWDAVWLAGELAENMNQNDKMRQKVADLMEWVLKNDSNGVVKHEASFQIAARNFREKIPILMEISLNDDSILSKHEAIEALGLMRAFEVEDQIRTLEKDQSRDVRETAGFVLKRFQRLKDCGEYTPSNIL, from the coding sequence TTGGCCATACAATTGTTTGATGAGAACGACATAAGGAAATTGTCTGATGAAGAGAGATTCAACTATTGCGAAGAAGTGTTAAAAAATAATGATGATGAGTCAAGACGATGGGATGCAGTTTGGCTTGCAGGAGAATTGGCTGAAAATATGAATCAAAATGACAAAATGCGTCAAAAAGTTGCAGACCTTATGGAATGGGTTTTAAAAAATGATTCAAATGGTGTTGTAAAACATGAAGCAAGTTTTCAGATAGCAGCAAGAAACTTTAGAGAAAAAATTCCAATATTAATGGAAATTTCATTAAATGATGACAGCATACTTTCAAAACATGAAGCTATAGAAGCATTAGGATTGATGCGAGCTTTTGAAGTAGAAGATCAGATTCGAACTTTAGAAAAGGATCAAAGTCGAGACGTTAGAGAAACAGCTGGATTTGTTTTAAAGAGATTCCAAAGATTGAAAGATTGTGGAGAATACACCCCATCAAACATTTTATAA
- a CDS encoding peptidylprolyl isomerase has protein sequence MAAKIKCSHILVEKQGESLAILERIKKGEKFGKLAKELSIDSGSAKKDGSLGYFTKGMMVKPFEEAAFKLQIGEISQPIKTEFGYHIIKRFE, from the coding sequence ATGGCTGCCAAAATAAAATGCTCTCATATCTTAGTAGAAAAACAAGGTGAATCACTTGCTATTTTAGAGAGAATCAAAAAGGGCGAAAAATTTGGCAAATTAGCAAAAGAATTGTCAATTGATTCAGGCAGTGCAAAAAAGGACGGGAGTTTGGGCTATTTTACAAAAGGCATGATGGTAAAACCATTTGAAGAAGCAGCATTCAAGCTACAAATTGGCGAGATTTCACAGCCAATTAAAACAGAGTTTGGATATCACATCATCAAAAGATTCGAGTAA
- a CDS encoding YkgJ family cysteine cluster protein, translated as MFENLCGNCNHKNCCTDSAVPLVFSNDLQKIMKTEPVPEKYIQTKKINGKNIDTLKKKDNSIECVFWNAETSGCSIYESRPIDCRLYPFDIMYLNNSYHWIVYSCNENSDWKWSEKYLEFFESDEGFRELMKNIDIFTAHTKMILPEESKKTPFIILRKINWNDGDVL; from the coding sequence ATGTTTGAAAATTTGTGTGGTAACTGTAATCATAAAAACTGTTGCACCGACTCTGCAGTTCCATTAGTGTTTTCAAATGATTTACAAAAAATAATGAAAACTGAGCCTGTTCCTGAAAAATACATCCAAACAAAAAAAATCAATGGCAAAAATATTGATACACTCAAAAAGAAGGATAATTCTATAGAATGTGTTTTTTGGAATGCAGAAACATCTGGTTGTAGTATTTATGAATCTAGGCCAATAGATTGTAGGTTATACCCATTTGATATTATGTATTTGAATAATTCCTATCATTGGATTGTATATTCATGTAATGAAAATAGTGATTGGAAGTGGAGTGAAAAATATTTGGAGTTTTTTGAATCAGATGAAGGATTTCGTGAATTAATGAAAAATATTGATATTTTTACTGCACATACAAAAATGATTTTACCGGAAGAATCTAAAAAAACACCTTTTATTATTTTACGAAAAATTAATTGGAATGATGGTGATGTTCTATAA
- a CDS encoding pyridoxamine 5'-phosphate oxidase family protein yields MIEFNQKETDFLESLEEARIATSHDDIPHVKPVSFILHENNILVATDYNTRTFSNIKDNPKTGIVIDIYKSGNHKAICIQGKVEIVEKGSEFKKYYEIFHKKFEWVRKDPWAENEAPFLKIIPNNKTSWGLK; encoded by the coding sequence TTGATAGAATTTAATCAAAAAGAGACAGATTTTCTAGAATCACTAGAAGAGGCAAGGATAGCAACATCACATGATGATATTCCGCATGTAAAGCCAGTATCGTTTATTCTTCATGAAAACAATATTTTAGTTGCTACAGATTACAACACTCGCACATTTTCAAACATCAAAGACAATCCAAAAACAGGAATTGTTATCGACATCTACAAATCGGGAAATCACAAAGCAATCTGCATTCAGGGGAAAGTAGAAATTGTTGAAAAGGGATCAGAATTTAAAAAATATTATGAGATTTTTCATAAAAAATTTGAATGGGTTAGAAAAGATCCATGGGCTGAAAATGAGGCTCCATTTTTGAAAATTATCCCAAACAACAAAACATCATGGGGGCTAAAATAA
- a CDS encoding response regulator — MGLMIKTCIIVDDDVQITELFSELMTMQGLDVLAAGYDGLDAIKLYEKHKPDVLFLDVEMPKLNGIEALKNIKKIDSSANVIVVTGSTSSNIEKQLEENGVLEIVHKPFDINKISKIIDSLNNTVSMYP; from the coding sequence ATGGGATTAATGATTAAAACTTGTATTATTGTAGATGATGATGTTCAAATCACTGAACTATTTTCTGAATTGATGACTATGCAAGGATTAGATGTTTTAGCCGCTGGTTATGATGGGTTGGATGCGATAAAACTTTATGAAAAACACAAGCCTGATGTTCTTTTCTTAGATGTTGAGATGCCAAAATTAAATGGAATTGAGGCACTAAAAAACATCAAAAAAATTGATTCATCTGCTAATGTGATTGTTGTTACTGGAAGTACTTCAAGTAATATTGAAAAACAACTAGAAGAAAATGGTGTTTTAGAAATTGTTCACAAACCTTTCGATATTAATAAAATCAGCAAAATAATTGATTCTCTTAACAACACCGTTTCAATGTATCCATAA
- a CDS encoding helix-turn-helix domain-containing protein — MSYQDQVSRIATELEEILDLDDLEAKVYLNLLRAGPITASALAKELDIDRARMYRTVDRLVSRNIISTTLSSPKLCIASDPHDALKIALSKKEDEVNKIKKLGEAIIDKINDEITSNQINTVPTFRVVQGRQNIYADIAQLIENSTDTIYIATTLDDVSRMYHSTIPEKISICEKNGGTVRLLVDMNDPKLAPFVKRFNATETKIGKLPSKGRIVVQKDKKMIMSDHAASSQHSGSDSDFSLCTNSNEMVDNIFTLCSFLWDSSKPLKTIDVKNFIKKTSED, encoded by the coding sequence ATGTCTTACCAAGATCAAGTAAGTAGAATTGCAACAGAGCTTGAAGAGATTTTAGATCTCGACGACTTGGAGGCCAAGGTTTACCTGAATTTACTCAGAGCAGGGCCAATCACTGCAAGTGCTTTAGCAAAAGAGCTAGACATTGACAGAGCAAGAATGTATAGAACAGTGGATAGACTTGTTAGCAGAAATATTATTTCAACAACACTATCTAGTCCCAAGTTATGTATAGCATCAGATCCCCACGATGCATTAAAAATTGCATTAAGCAAAAAAGAAGACGAAGTAAATAAAATTAAAAAGCTAGGAGAGGCAATTATTGATAAAATTAACGATGAAATTACATCAAACCAAATCAATACGGTTCCTACATTCAGAGTTGTTCAAGGTAGGCAGAACATCTATGCAGATATTGCACAATTAATTGAAAATTCTACAGATACAATTTACATTGCAACGACGTTGGATGATGTCTCAAGAATGTATCACAGTACAATTCCAGAAAAAATTAGCATATGTGAAAAGAATGGTGGAACGGTAAGATTATTGGTAGACATGAATGATCCTAAATTGGCACCTTTTGTTAAAAGATTTAATGCAACTGAAACAAAGATTGGCAAACTACCATCAAAGGGACGAATTGTAGTTCAAAAAGATAAAAAAATGATAATGTCTGATCATGCAGCATCATCACAGCACTCGGGGTCAGATTCAGACTTTTCATTGTGTACAAATTCTAATGAGATGGTAGACAACATATTCACATTATGTTCATTCTTGTGGGATTCATCAAAGCCACTCAAGACAATTGATGTCAAAAATTTCATAAAAAAGACAAGTGAAGACTAG